The following proteins are encoded in a genomic region of Trichocoleus sp.:
- the glpX gene encoding class II fructose-bisphosphatase: MEATLGLEIIEVVEQAAIASARLMGKGDKNGADQVAVEAMRERMNRIHMRGRIVIGEGERDDAPMLYIGEEVGICTREDAKTYCNPDELIEIDIAVDPCEGTNLCAYGQPGSMAVLAISEKGGLFAAPDFYMNKLAAPPAAKGKVDIRKSPTENLKILAECLNRSIDELVIVVMKRERHNDLIAEIREAGARVRLISDGDVSAAISCAFSGTNIHALMGIGAAPEGVISAAAMRCLGGHFQGQLIYDPAVVKTGLIGESRESNIARLNEMGITDPDRVYEAEELASGQTVLFAASGITPGTLMEGVRFFHGGARTQSLVISNQSKTARFVDSIHLFDNPKSLQLR, from the coding sequence GTGGAAGCTACACTCGGTTTAGAAATTATTGAAGTCGTTGAACAAGCAGCAATTGCCTCTGCCCGCTTGATGGGTAAAGGAGACAAAAACGGCGCAGATCAGGTGGCTGTAGAAGCGATGCGCGAACGGATGAATAGAATCCACATGCGCGGTCGTATTGTGATTGGAGAAGGCGAACGGGACGACGCTCCCATGCTTTACATCGGTGAGGAAGTGGGAATTTGCACCCGTGAGGATGCGAAGACGTATTGCAATCCAGATGAACTGATTGAGATTGACATTGCCGTTGACCCTTGCGAAGGAACAAACCTCTGTGCCTATGGTCAGCCTGGCTCAATGGCAGTGCTGGCGATCTCTGAAAAAGGAGGTCTGTTTGCTGCGCCTGATTTCTACATGAACAAGCTGGCGGCTCCCCCAGCAGCAAAAGGCAAGGTCGATATCCGTAAGTCTCCTACTGAGAACCTAAAGATTTTGGCAGAATGTCTCAATCGCAGCATCGATGAACTCGTCATCGTCGTGATGAAGCGTGAACGCCACAATGATCTGATTGCTGAGATCCGGGAAGCAGGGGCAAGAGTGCGTTTGATCAGTGATGGTGACGTATCAGCAGCCATTTCTTGTGCCTTTTCTGGAACAAACATCCATGCCCTGATGGGGATTGGCGCGGCTCCGGAAGGGGTGATTTCTGCGGCAGCAATGCGCTGCTTGGGTGGACACTTCCAGGGACAACTGATTTATGATCCTGCCGTTGTGAAAACTGGGCTGATTGGCGAAAGCAGAGAGTCCAATATTGCGCGTCTGAACGAGATGGGCATTACTGACCCCGATCGCGTTTATGAAGCAGAGGAACTGGCATCGGGTCAAACGGTGCTGTTTGCAGCCAGTGGCATTACTCCTGGGACGCTGATGGAAGGGGTACGCTTCTTCCACGGTGGAGCGCGGACGCAAAGCCTGGTCATTTCTAACCAGTCCAAAACAGCTCGATTTGTCGATAGCATCCACCTGTTTGATAACCCCAAATCGCTGCAACTGCGTTAA
- a CDS encoding serine/threonine-protein kinase: protein MMTDPNIDRVLHNRYQLRQLIGQGSMGRVYGAEDMSLGGLPVAVKFLSQALLNNRMRDRFEREAKTCAQLGQRSSHIVRVTDYGVDEEGIPFYVMEYLKGESLSDIIAREVLSLPRFLHLARQTCLGLQCAHQGIQIDNKVFPIVHRDIKPSNILVSLNESLGELIKILDFGIAKVLQSEDNHTNCFMGTLAYSSPEQMEGRELDARSDIYSLGVMMFQMLTGKMPLYADTHSFGGWYKAHHFQAPRSLDVGHSNYKVPKILENLVMSCLAKSPEDRPQNVGEILAALEPLEERFGTGRQIARRIEASLSRLPITAEPKIPSTLTSDEVCRLATWPSQMPIAEIVFPKPLQTSNGTLATVWVMLPRAEIQKRLICSRYNHFLFMEAPHPMALWLTVLYNRDHDPRWLPCYLDLKSPQGRQMAMLLSKLGQYRLLFFPQEEHHRCINVQTASIAPAQCNLLQDWVRIGQTSRSVPNPGISKDYLKNALEEMKPQILMKLEALYGKHIVN from the coding sequence ATGATGACAGACCCGAACATCGATCGAGTTCTCCACAATCGTTATCAGCTGCGTCAGTTAATTGGGCAAGGCTCGATGGGACGAGTTTATGGAGCCGAAGATATGTCGCTAGGTGGGCTGCCTGTCGCCGTTAAGTTTCTGTCGCAAGCGTTGCTGAATAACCGAATGCGCGATCGGTTTGAGCGCGAAGCAAAGACCTGTGCTCAACTGGGGCAACGCAGCAGCCACATCGTTCGGGTAACAGACTACGGCGTAGACGAAGAGGGCATTCCGTTTTATGTCATGGAGTATCTCAAGGGCGAGAGCCTGAGTGATATCATTGCCCGCGAAGTACTTTCATTGCCCCGGTTTCTACATTTAGCCCGTCAGACTTGCTTAGGGCTTCAGTGTGCCCATCAAGGCATTCAGATTGACAATAAGGTATTCCCGATCGTCCATCGGGATATTAAACCAAGCAACATCCTGGTGAGCTTGAATGAAAGCCTGGGTGAACTGATTAAAATTTTGGACTTCGGTATCGCGAAAGTGCTCCAGTCAGAAGATAACCATACAAACTGCTTCATGGGAACGCTGGCATATTCTTCGCCGGAGCAGATGGAAGGGCGAGAGCTCGATGCTCGATCGGACATTTACAGCCTTGGCGTCATGATGTTTCAGATGCTAACCGGCAAAATGCCCCTTTATGCGGATACACACTCATTTGGTGGCTGGTATAAGGCACATCACTTCCAGGCTCCTCGATCGCTAGACGTCGGGCACAGCAACTATAAAGTTCCTAAGATTCTGGAGAATCTGGTGATGAGCTGTCTGGCAAAGTCGCCAGAGGATCGTCCCCAAAATGTTGGTGAAATCCTGGCTGCGCTGGAACCTCTGGAAGAACGGTTTGGGACAGGAAGACAAATTGCCCGCCGGATTGAAGCCTCGCTCTCGCGGCTGCCCATTACGGCTGAACCGAAAATCCCCAGTACTCTAACCAGTGATGAAGTCTGTCGCCTTGCCACCTGGCCTTCCCAGATGCCGATCGCGGAAATTGTCTTCCCTAAACCGTTGCAGACTAGCAATGGGACGTTAGCCACAGTTTGGGTGATGCTGCCTCGCGCTGAAATCCAAAAGCGTTTGATTTGCAGCCGCTACAATCACTTCCTGTTTATGGAGGCTCCTCATCCAATGGCGCTGTGGTTGACGGTTCTCTACAACCGGGATCATGATCCCCGTTGGCTGCCCTGCTACCTCGACTTAAAGAGCCCGCAAGGACGCCAGATGGCAATGTTGCTCAGTAAGCTTGGACAATATCGGCTGCTTTTCTTTCCGCAGGAAGAACACCATCGCTGTATCAATGTCCAGACGGCTTCGATCGCACCAGCACAATGTAACCTGCTGCAAGATTGGGTGAGAATTGGGCAAACCTCACGCTCAGTGCCCAACCCTGGCATCAGCAAAGACTATCTGAAGAATGCGCTTGAGGAAATGAAGCCTCAAATTTTGATGAAGCTAGAGGCACTCTATGGCAAGCACATTGTGAATTGA
- a CDS encoding alpha/beta hydrolase — protein MTTLKGPWQHKSLVSNGIQLHYVTQGEGPLMLMLHGFPEFWYSWRHQIPEFARDHKVVAIDLRGYNESDKPSDVSDYRMGELLLDVEGAIRSLGYESCVLVGHDWGGAVAWTFAYEYPQMVDRLVVLNLPHPAKFAAGLLTPQQLLRSSYIFAFQIPGLPEILLQANDYQLLANVLTGMAVDKRIFSPADLAAYKDAAAKRGALTAMLNYYRANFFNGWLNRDWGLLKVPTLMIWGENDLALGTELTYGTEEYVEDLTIRYIPNCSHWVQQEQPNLVNQYIREFLNQ, from the coding sequence ATGACCACACTCAAAGGACCGTGGCAGCATAAGTCTTTAGTCAGCAATGGCATTCAGCTTCATTATGTAACGCAGGGCGAAGGTCCCTTAATGCTAATGTTGCATGGATTTCCGGAGTTTTGGTATTCCTGGCGGCATCAAATTCCTGAATTTGCGCGAGATCACAAAGTCGTGGCGATCGATCTGCGCGGCTATAACGAAAGCGACAAACCCTCAGATGTGTCAGATTATCGAATGGGAGAGTTGCTGCTGGATGTAGAAGGAGCAATTCGATCGCTGGGGTATGAGTCCTGTGTGCTGGTTGGGCATGACTGGGGCGGGGCAGTTGCCTGGACATTTGCTTATGAGTATCCGCAGATGGTCGATCGCTTAGTTGTGCTCAATCTGCCTCATCCTGCTAAATTTGCTGCCGGGTTGCTCACCCCCCAACAATTGCTGCGTAGCTCCTACATTTTTGCCTTTCAGATTCCGGGGCTACCCGAAATTTTGCTGCAAGCCAATGATTACCAGCTTTTAGCCAATGTGCTGACTGGGATGGCAGTAGATAAGCGGATCTTTAGCCCAGCAGATCTGGCAGCCTACAAAGACGCAGCCGCAAAACGGGGGGCACTGACGGCAATGCTTAACTATTACCGCGCAAACTTCTTCAATGGCTGGCTAAATCGGGATTGGGGGCTGTTGAAAGTCCCAACGCTGATGATTTGGGGCGAGAACGATCTGGCACTTGGGACAGAACTCACCTATGGCACAGAGGAGTATGTTGAAGATCTAACCATTCGCTACATTCCTAACTGTAGCCATTGGGTGCAACAAGAGCAGCCTAATTTAGTCAATCAGTATATTAGGGAGTTTTTGAATCAATAG
- the ppk1 gene encoding polyphosphate kinase 1 produces MPRAKESASKTNLSHPQYYFNRELSWLEFNRRVLHEALDPRTRLLERLKFTAIFSSNLDEFFMVRVAALKQQVEAQVNAVTPDGRTPQQQLDEVSLHLRPMIAEQHQQFEQVLRPALAAQGVHILNYIDLSQEQRLYLQGFFEQRIFPVLTPLAVDPGHPFPFISNLSLNLAVVVKDPETEQEHFARVKVPKILPRFVAFPANLQHSDGKSSVWVGVPLEQVIAHNLEALFPGMNIQEYYLFRVTRDADLELEEDEADDLLEAIEQELRRRRMGGSVVRLEVQGTIPESIRSTLMQEMELTESDVYEVEGLLNLKDLMSLMSLPLPELKDPPRLSIVPPRLRAIGTPHQSANSDIPEETDFFAVLRRGDLLIHHPYYSFSASVQRFILQSAHDPQVLAIKMTLYRTAGDSPLVNALIAAAENGKQVVVLVELKARFDEENNIHWAKRLEEVGVHVVYGLVGLKTHTKVVLVVRQEKDRIRRYVHIGTGNYNHRTARLYTDLGLLSCREELGADLTDFFNYLTGYSHQRSYRKLLIAPVNLRDRMIALIQRETDNCHSGKSGRIIAKMNALIDPQIIATLYEASQAGVQIDLIIRGMCCLRPGVEGISENIRVMSLVGRFLEHSRIFYFHNNGQEELYIGSADWMPRNLDRRVEAVTPIEDPLLAKDLQEILGITLADNRQAWDLQPDGKYVQRRPAEGEPERNAQALFMNASMQTIGNLS; encoded by the coding sequence ATGCCACGAGCCAAGGAAAGTGCATCTAAAACAAATCTGAGCCACCCTCAGTATTATTTCAACCGAGAGTTAAGCTGGCTGGAGTTTAATCGTCGTGTTCTGCATGAAGCCCTCGACCCTCGCACCCGGCTTCTGGAACGCTTGAAGTTTACTGCCATTTTTAGCTCTAACCTGGATGAATTTTTCATGGTGAGAGTAGCGGCTCTAAAACAGCAGGTGGAGGCGCAAGTCAATGCAGTTACCCCTGATGGGCGCACTCCGCAGCAGCAGCTTGACGAGGTAAGTCTGCATCTTCGTCCAATGATTGCAGAGCAACATCAGCAGTTTGAACAAGTGCTTCGACCTGCTCTGGCGGCGCAGGGGGTACATATTCTCAACTATATTGATCTAAGCCAGGAGCAACGGCTTTATCTGCAAGGCTTTTTTGAGCAGCGAATTTTCCCAGTGTTGACGCCGCTGGCAGTTGATCCAGGACATCCTTTTCCTTTTATCTCAAACCTCAGCCTTAATTTGGCAGTTGTTGTCAAAGACCCGGAAACAGAACAAGAGCATTTTGCGCGAGTGAAAGTGCCTAAAATTCTGCCTCGATTCGTCGCATTTCCGGCAAACTTACAGCATAGTGATGGCAAATCAAGCGTCTGGGTAGGCGTACCGCTGGAGCAGGTCATTGCCCATAATCTAGAAGCCCTGTTCCCAGGCATGAATATTCAAGAGTATTATCTGTTTCGGGTGACGCGAGATGCTGATCTGGAATTAGAGGAAGATGAAGCAGATGATTTGCTAGAGGCGATCGAGCAAGAACTGAGAAGGCGGCGCATGGGCGGCTCAGTGGTGCGGTTAGAAGTCCAGGGGACTATCCCTGAGTCGATTCGATCGACGCTGATGCAGGAAATGGAACTCACCGAAAGTGATGTTTATGAGGTCGAGGGGCTGCTTAATCTTAAAGATTTGATGTCGCTGATGTCATTGCCCCTACCTGAGTTAAAAGACCCGCCGCGCCTTTCGATCGTGCCGCCCCGTTTACGAGCGATCGGTACTCCCCATCAGTCAGCAAACTCAGACATCCCTGAAGAAACTGATTTTTTTGCTGTACTACGGCGGGGAGATCTGCTCATCCATCACCCTTACTATTCTTTTTCAGCCTCAGTGCAGCGGTTTATTCTGCAATCCGCTCACGATCCACAAGTGCTGGCAATTAAAATGACGCTCTACCGCACAGCAGGAGATTCACCGCTCGTCAATGCTCTAATTGCGGCTGCCGAAAATGGTAAACAGGTTGTGGTGCTTGTGGAGCTTAAAGCTCGTTTCGACGAAGAAAATAATATTCATTGGGCAAAGCGACTGGAAGAAGTCGGGGTACATGTTGTTTATGGCTTAGTGGGGTTAAAAACTCATACAAAAGTTGTGTTGGTTGTGCGGCAGGAAAAAGACCGCATTCGTCGCTATGTCCATATTGGTACAGGAAACTATAACCACCGCACAGCAAGGCTTTATACTGATTTGGGGCTATTGAGCTGCCGGGAGGAACTGGGAGCAGACCTGACCGATTTTTTTAATTATCTGACGGGCTATTCGCACCAGCGATCGTACCGCAAACTGCTGATTGCTCCGGTCAATTTGCGCGATCGAATGATTGCCTTGATCCAGCGAGAGACTGACAATTGCCACAGCGGCAAGTCTGGACGAATCATCGCCAAAATGAACGCTTTAATCGATCCCCAGATTATTGCAACGCTTTACGAAGCTTCCCAGGCAGGTGTCCAGATTGATCTGATCATTCGAGGCATGTGCTGCCTGCGTCCGGGGGTCGAGGGCATCAGCGAGAATATCCGGGTGATGAGCCTGGTTGGGCGTTTCCTCGAACATTCCCGCATTTTCTACTTCCACAACAACGGACAAGAAGAACTTTATATTGGCAGCGCTGATTGGATGCCGCGCAACCTCGATCGCCGTGTTGAGGCGGTCACTCCGATCGAAGATCCCCTATTGGCGAAAGACCTTCAAGAGATCTTGGGGATCACCTTGGCAGACAACCGTCAAGCCTGGGATCTTCAACCTGATGGCAAATACGTTCAGCGTCGTCCAGCGGAAGGCGAACCCGAACGCAACGCCCAAGCACTCTTTATGAATGCTTCCATGCAGACGATCGGCAACCTGAGTTAG
- a CDS encoding DMT family transporter: MTQQTHSPAGEAGQPLAITALVALCVSLVSIASAAIFIKFSEREISPYATAFNRFWITSLVLAAWNGIRSFRKPAQPEFPKPSPYNKAVIWELICAGLFLSADLMLWAYSLTQTTIANATLFANLTPIFTCLGSWLVWRRRVDGRFLIGLAVAVVGIGVIGINDLQASTGRVEGDFIALLAAISFGVYLLFLERLQTHLDSSTIVLWSSTIAAVLSFPIVVIGGGSLFPTTPLGWLMAVALALICQVMGQGLLVHSMEQLSAEFVALFLLLEPVVAAVGAWAFFSEQLSWLSLIAFAIVLAGISLALNSPSAMKHDEVEPSELAEVLAADGKILQPSDAAG; this comes from the coding sequence ATGACGCAGCAAACTCATTCACCTGCTGGAGAAGCAGGTCAACCCTTGGCAATTACCGCCCTAGTTGCGCTTTGTGTTTCCTTAGTGTCAATTGCTTCAGCCGCTATTTTTATTAAATTTAGTGAGCGCGAAATTAGCCCTTATGCCACTGCGTTTAATCGCTTCTGGATCACCAGCCTGGTTTTAGCGGCATGGAATGGCATTCGATCGTTCCGGAAACCTGCTCAGCCTGAGTTCCCTAAGCCGTCACCCTACAATAAAGCGGTGATTTGGGAATTAATTTGTGCAGGGCTATTTCTGTCAGCAGATTTGATGCTCTGGGCTTATTCGCTGACCCAGACCACGATCGCGAATGCAACCTTGTTTGCAAATCTCACGCCAATTTTTACTTGTTTGGGCAGTTGGCTGGTATGGAGAAGACGAGTGGATGGACGCTTCCTGATTGGTTTAGCGGTTGCTGTTGTTGGAATTGGTGTGATTGGCATTAACGACCTACAGGCATCGACGGGAAGAGTAGAAGGCGATTTTATTGCTTTACTTGCTGCGATTTCTTTTGGTGTCTACCTCTTATTTCTGGAGCGTCTTCAAACTCATCTGGATAGCAGCACAATTGTTCTGTGGAGTTCCACAATTGCAGCTGTCTTGTCGTTCCCGATTGTCGTGATTGGGGGTGGTTCGTTGTTTCCCACAACACCGCTCGGTTGGCTGATGGCAGTTGCTTTAGCTTTGATTTGTCAAGTGATGGGGCAGGGGCTGTTAGTACATAGTATGGAACAGTTATCAGCCGAGTTTGTTGCCTTGTTTTTGCTATTAGAGCCTGTTGTTGCAGCAGTGGGGGCATGGGCATTTTTTTCAGAACAACTCAGTTGGCTCAGCTTAATTGCATTTGCGATCGTTCTTGCTGGCATCTCTCTCGCACTCAATAGCCCTTCCGCGATGAAGCACGATGAGGTGGAACCATCAGAGTTAGCAGAAGTTTTAGCAGCGGATGGCAAAATTCTCCAGCCGAGTGATGCAGCTGGGTGA
- a CDS encoding peptidoglycan DD-metalloendopeptidase family protein has protein sequence MKHLLKPVGHCLTTAVITSTILRLYAVPMAEAASPDVSPTIETSDVHRSAEAPPIAPPSAIAPPATVVTVETIVAPSVADTVATPAATPVTTPVATPAVEQQAPSAALAEPPTPVPSPASDQPVPEVAKPEGSAQSQTRTANEPQTTNSSSTSSEAVEASPQPTTDRPANNPEKPQTLAQMRETLDQKLAAIVARDKATREAQLRQNLIASALYYAQTGAFPEAHQVAQNPGLPTEIQTELFAKINELAVQAGVTPIPPSQVAAVPGTPTTETATKPAPLPNTAVSFSPVYSSAASGTSAGAAWVGSEIGSQCPANAQMTVEASAKAVKAAPSKPEIPQLGQKSAAALVAVATQQKLAQQKAKQPESKTAEAKPAVTSTASQPLPTSQPAPQQNLDLKPIAPQKAVQLKTPATKSVDFNRVTANPEVSNAGEFQVEQMIGSFFKEPLKEVGITLSDALPSVIKSALSWWTPTIDKTQAITAKSIVPKIADQPASTATKQTNQAIPTDHPSATEPAPVLQVALDNTALSSLESRLPILQPQVKNAVKVSLALPKTNSPDAIASQKTTAPQTAPLNCFGIPVASNDINATFTPTVAKQMGWGNLVFPLPVPSVLTSTFGWRVHPISGDRRFHTGLDLAAAMGTPVVSAQAGRVVAADSMGGYGLAVIIENAAGNYRTLYGHLSGIAVRPGTALEAGTVVGWVGSTGNSTGPHLHFETLVLNNSGWTAIDPLSSGNTAVAQAAQ, from the coding sequence ATGAAGCACCTTCTCAAGCCCGTTGGACATTGCCTTACCACTGCCGTCATTACTTCTACAATTCTGAGACTGTATGCAGTCCCGATGGCAGAGGCCGCTAGTCCTGATGTTTCCCCGACGATCGAAACCTCTGATGTTCATCGTTCTGCTGAGGCTCCTCCGATCGCCCCTCCTTCAGCAATCGCTCCCCCGGCGACAGTGGTCACGGTAGAAACGATTGTTGCTCCATCGGTTGCTGATACGGTTGCCACACCAGCTGCCACACCCGTTACTACACCTGTTGCCACACCAGCGGTAGAACAGCAAGCTCCTTCAGCCGCACTCGCCGAGCCTCCAACCCCTGTTCCCAGTCCGGCATCAGATCAACCTGTACCGGAAGTAGCCAAGCCTGAAGGGTCTGCTCAATCTCAGACGAGAACAGCCAACGAGCCACAAACAACCAACTCCTCTAGCACCTCTTCTGAAGCAGTTGAAGCTTCTCCTCAGCCCACAACCGATCGTCCTGCCAATAATCCTGAAAAACCGCAGACGCTCGCCCAGATGAGAGAAACGCTTGACCAAAAGCTAGCAGCGATCGTGGCACGCGATAAAGCAACCCGTGAAGCCCAGTTACGCCAAAACCTGATTGCTTCTGCGCTCTATTATGCTCAGACTGGCGCTTTCCCAGAAGCCCATCAAGTGGCGCAGAATCCGGGACTACCCACTGAAATTCAAACAGAGCTATTTGCCAAGATTAATGAATTGGCAGTGCAAGCAGGGGTGACACCCATTCCACCGTCCCAAGTTGCTGCTGTTCCCGGAACCCCCACAACAGAAACGGCTACCAAGCCTGCACCTCTTCCCAATACAGCCGTTTCCTTCTCACCTGTTTACTCCAGCGCTGCGAGTGGCACTTCAGCAGGGGCTGCATGGGTTGGATCCGAGATCGGCAGTCAGTGTCCTGCAAATGCTCAGATGACAGTGGAAGCTTCAGCGAAAGCAGTGAAAGCAGCTCCAAGTAAACCCGAAATTCCTCAACTGGGACAAAAATCTGCAGCAGCTCTGGTAGCAGTAGCAACACAGCAGAAATTAGCTCAGCAAAAAGCCAAACAGCCAGAATCCAAAACGGCAGAGGCTAAACCAGCAGTAACTTCTACAGCATCTCAGCCGCTGCCAACCTCACAGCCTGCACCTCAACAAAATTTAGACCTCAAGCCGATCGCCCCACAAAAAGCAGTTCAGCTTAAAACACCAGCGACAAAATCAGTAGATTTCAATCGAGTAACTGCAAACCCTGAAGTCAGCAATGCTGGAGAATTTCAGGTTGAGCAAATGATCGGTTCATTCTTCAAAGAACCTTTGAAAGAAGTCGGCATCACGCTATCAGATGCATTACCCAGCGTGATTAAATCTGCGCTTAGCTGGTGGACTCCGACGATCGACAAAACACAGGCAATCACTGCTAAGTCAATTGTTCCAAAGATAGCTGACCAACCTGCCTCAACCGCAACCAAGCAGACGAATCAAGCAATACCGACCGATCATCCTTCTGCAACAGAACCTGCACCTGTACTGCAAGTGGCACTCGATAATACCGCTTTATCCAGTTTGGAAAGTCGTCTACCCATCCTTCAACCTCAAGTTAAAAACGCAGTCAAAGTTTCACTAGCGCTGCCGAAAACTAATTCACCCGATGCAATTGCCAGCCAGAAAACAACGGCTCCCCAGACGGCACCGCTAAACTGCTTTGGCATTCCGGTTGCCAGCAACGACATCAATGCCACCTTTACCCCTACAGTTGCGAAACAAATGGGCTGGGGCAACCTCGTTTTTCCACTGCCAGTTCCATCTGTCCTCACCTCAACATTTGGTTGGCGGGTTCACCCCATTTCAGGCGATCGCCGCTTCCATACGGGGCTTGATTTAGCAGCAGCAATGGGGACTCCGGTGGTCTCGGCTCAAGCAGGGCGTGTCGTTGCAGCAGATAGCATGGGTGGCTATGGTTTAGCCGTAATTATTGAGAATGCTGCCGGAAATTACCGTACCCTCTACGGACACCTTTCTGGCATTGCAGTCCGTCCGGGAACTGCGCTAGAAGCCGGAACGGTCGTTGGCTGGGTTGGCAGTACCGGTAACTCAACCGGACCTCACCTGCACTTTGAAACCCTGGTTCTGAATAATAGCGGCTGGACGGCGATCGATCCGCTCTCCAGCGGGAATACAGCAGTTGCTCAGGCTGCCCAATAA
- a CDS encoding NblA/ycf18 family protein: MSQPIELSLEQQFNLRSFETQVERMSREQAQDFLIKLYEQMMVKENMYKHFLKHQWGIEAGYQAE; this comes from the coding sequence ATGAGTCAGCCTATCGAACTTTCCTTGGAACAGCAATTCAACCTTCGCTCCTTTGAAACTCAAGTTGAGCGGATGAGCCGTGAGCAAGCCCAAGATTTCCTCATCAAGCTTTATGAGCAAATGATGGTGAAAGAGAATATGTACAAGCACTTCCTCAAGCACCAGTGGGGCATTGAAGCTGGCTATCAAGCTGAATAA
- a CDS encoding NUDIX hydrolase → MPHRNPAPTVDILIELIDRPNRPIVLIERRNPPYGWAIPGGFIDYGEAAETAAVREAAEETTLQVSLIEQFQVYSDPNRDPRQHTLSIVFLATAKGEPQAQDDAKNIGIFELWQLPSNLCFDHDRILRDYWHYRNYGIRPRLSHDVASQ, encoded by the coding sequence ATGCCACACCGTAATCCCGCTCCCACTGTCGATATCCTGATTGAATTGATCGATCGCCCCAATCGTCCGATCGTTTTGATTGAACGACGCAATCCTCCTTACGGTTGGGCAATTCCTGGCGGATTCATTGACTATGGCGAAGCAGCAGAAACGGCAGCAGTCCGCGAAGCCGCCGAAGAAACAACTCTGCAAGTCTCCCTGATTGAACAATTTCAGGTTTACTCTGACCCCAACCGCGACCCTCGCCAGCATACCCTCAGCATTGTTTTTCTTGCCACTGCCAAAGGTGAGCCGCAAGCCCAGGATGACGCAAAAAACATCGGCATTTTTGAACTCTGGCAACTCCCCTCAAATCTCTGTTTTGATCACGATCGCATCCTGCGAGACTATTGGCACTACCGCAACTATGGAATTCGTCCTCGGCTCAGCCACGATGTTGCATCTCAATAA
- a CDS encoding thioesterase family protein: MTQPFITRLRVRHYEMDALGHVNNAIYQHYLEQAAIEHSESLGFTPVQYRELGGTFVMRRVAIDYLRPAVAGDVLEITTWLQEMRGVRTLRRYEIRRQGEPDLIVTGEALWVWVDENTMRPKAIPEEIVEAFGQLSKR; this comes from the coding sequence ATGACCCAACCCTTCATCACCCGCCTCCGAGTTCGTCACTATGAAATGGATGCGTTAGGGCATGTTAACAATGCAATTTATCAGCATTATCTGGAGCAAGCGGCGATCGAGCATTCTGAGTCGTTGGGATTTACGCCAGTTCAGTATCGGGAGTTAGGTGGGACGTTTGTGATGCGGCGAGTGGCGATCGATTATTTGCGTCCAGCAGTGGCAGGGGATGTGTTGGAGATCACAACCTGGCTTCAAGAAATGCGAGGCGTGAGAACTTTGCGCCGTTATGAAATCCGTAGGCAGGGGGAGCCTGATCTCATCGTTACGGGTGAGGCACTTTGGGTTTGGGTAGACGAAAATACAATGCGTCCGAAGGCAATTCCAGAAGAAATTGTGGAGGCGTTCGGGCAGTTAAGCAAACGGTAG
- a CDS encoding universal stress protein — protein MFQRLLICTDLTDGLQRLVNFVPSLAASGIKHITFLHVIPLPEGREIPKPDPQKTQNAHDRLAVAQQQAPPEVTVEIAVQWGRPLDLILSTIKTARPDLVLLGTPVRSLFTEKLFGSTAAGLYQRITVPVMIFRPQLLSAYTCEELELRCRHLFRYLLIPYDGSKTADYLVSRIKQQAQDRSPDSLQSCLLAWVVRGGRREIPIAAQKDNAQAKLNVVRAELEALNLAVETQVLEGEEVLEMLLTAAEHDISAIATASDTFGKLVELSARSFTGEILRRSWHPVIYFPPVRG, from the coding sequence ATGTTTCAACGGCTTCTCATCTGCACAGATCTCACAGATGGCTTGCAACGACTGGTTAATTTTGTTCCCAGCCTTGCTGCGAGTGGCATCAAGCATATTACGTTTCTCCACGTTATTCCGCTACCAGAGGGTCGAGAGATTCCAAAGCCTGATCCCCAAAAGACGCAAAATGCCCACGATCGTCTAGCAGTTGCTCAACAGCAAGCTCCGCCAGAAGTCACTGTGGAAATTGCAGTTCAATGGGGCCGTCCGCTTGATCTGATTCTTAGTACAATCAAAACTGCTCGTCCCGACTTAGTTCTCCTGGGAACACCAGTCCGCAGCTTGTTCACAGAAAAGCTGTTTGGCAGCACGGCGGCTGGTCTATACCAGCGGATTACTGTTCCGGTGATGATCTTCCGACCACAACTTCTCTCAGCTTATACCTGTGAGGAACTAGAACTTCGATGCCGTCATCTCTTCCGCTACCTGCTAATTCCTTATGATGGCTCAAAAACCGCTGACTATTTAGTCTCACGAATTAAGCAGCAGGCTCAAGATCGCTCACCCGATTCACTGCAATCTTGTCTACTTGCCTGGGTTGTGAGGGGCGGAAGACGCGAGATTCCGATCGCTGCACAGAAAGACAATGCTCAAGCCAAGCTAAACGTCGTTCGAGCAGAGTTAGAAGCGCTGAATCTGGCAGTCGAGACGCAGGTTTTAGAGGGAGAGGAAGTCTTAGAAATGCTGTTAACGGCGGCTGAGCATGACATCAGCGCAATTGCCACAGCCTCTGATACGTTTGGCAAACTGGTTGAGCTATCAGCACGTAGCTTTACGGGAGAGATTTTGCGGCGTAGCTGGCATCCAGTCATCTATTTTCCGCCTGTTCGCGGCTAG